The Flammeovirga pectinis genomic interval TTCTTCTTTATAGTGTTTTAACTGCTTTAAAATGTGTATGTTATTTCGATTTTACGAATTGAAATTTATAATATAAATTATAGTATTTTCATGATGATAGATGGATTAGTCTATTTTATTTATATGAGAGTTTCTTACCTTTAATTTAGTTTTTTATTTGTATCTTATTTCTGAGTTATACTATTTATTTATAAATGCGTAATTTTTACATTTAATGATTGTTAACTAGTTGGTGTAGTGTTTGTTAAACTAAAAATAATGCAAGGAAAGGTAGAGAATGTAAATAAGAAAAATAAGATTTTATATTCTCTTAAAAATAAAAAGAGCTTCAAAATGAAGCTCCCTTGTATTGCATAAAATAATTATATTTTAAGTAGTCTAGTACACATCAATTCGACTTATGATTCTTTTTATTTTTTACTTAACTTCTGATCAAAGAAAGGAAATAGAGAAGATTCTACTCTTGCCTCTTTCATAATTTCGGCAATCTTAGCAACAACATCTGGATGTTGATCGCTTAAATTATTTGTTTCTTCAGGATCAGAAGAAAGATTGTATAATTCTATTTTTGCATTTGGCTTTGTAGCCTTGTAGCGCACACCCTTCCAATCTCCAAGACGTACAGCCTGACGGCCTCCTTTGGTAAAAAGCTCCCAATATAAATAGGGGTGTTGTTCTACTTGTTCTTTTCCCAATAACGTAGGTAAGAAAGAAATTCCATCGTTCTCAGTAGCATTCTCTACTTCAACTAGTTCTGTTAGAGTAGGCATTACATCCCAAAATGCAGATACATGCTCTGAAGTACTTCCCGCTTTAATTTTCTTAGGCCACCTTACAATAAAAGGAGTACGTATACCGCCTTCATATAAATCTCTTTTTATCCCTTTTAAGTTACCTCCACTGTTAAAAAATTTAGGGTCTGCACCACCTTCTTGATGCGGTCCATTATCACTAGCAAACATAACAATAGTGTTATCATCAATACCCAATTCTTTTAATTTGCTCATAATTTGCCCAACATAGATATCTGTTCTATATACCATAGAAGCAAAAGTTGCATGCGGAATTTCTTGCGGACAGTACATTTGTTTTTTAATATCAGGACCGTAATCCGATACATATCTCTTCGTTTTGTCGTACGCTTTTTCTGGATATTTACCTCTAAATTTCTGAATAATAGAATCTTCTGGTGCAATCAATTCAGCATGTGGTAAAATCAAAGGAACATAAGCAAAGAAAGTATTGTCTTTGTTATTCTCAATAAATTGTAAAGTAGCCTCCTGTATTTTATCTGGTGCATACGTCACTTTATTGGTCCAATCATTTCCTTCTAAAAATACTTTTTCATTGTTATGCCAAATATATTCTGGGTAATATCTATGAGCAGCTCTTTGGCAGTTATAACCGTAAAACTCATCAAAACCTTGGTTTATCGCATCACCTTCTTCGCCAATAGCACCTAACCCCCACTTGCCAAAAGCACCAGTTGTATAGCCGGCATCTTTTAGTAGTTCAGCAATTGTATAAGTAGCAGCAGGAATAGACGTTTGTCCCTCCGTTTCTAATTCTTTATTTCCTCTAATAGGCGTGTGCCCAGTATGCTGACCAGACATTAATGAAGATCGAGATGGAGCACACACAGCAGAACCACTATAATGCTGTGTAAATTTCATTCCTCCTTCTGCAAGGTTATCAATATTTGGCGTAGTAAACTTTGTTTGCCCGTAACTACTTAAGTCGCCATACCCAAGATCATCTGCAAGAATATAGATAATATTAGGCTGTTTAGTAGTTTTAGATTTGGCAGTATTTCTTGTAGTAGATGCACAACTTGATAGTAAAACTATAAAGAGTAAACCTACATATATTCTAGTCGCTTTCATCATGTAATTGTTGGTTATGTTTTGTTCGATGATGTCAATAATAAAAGTTAGATAAAATTCATTTCAGACTTATTTCATTGATATTACAACCGTAAAGTAAAGGTATAAAAATTTGAAGTATGTCTTCTGTGGTTTTTTGGTTGTATTTCTTGGTTCAATATTGATTTAATTTTTGATGTTTAGATAGTGATGGTATTTTTTATTGAAATAGACTAATAGGGCTGCATTTTTAATTTGATTGATTCACCAAAGATCACTTTCAAAGTATATCATTATCGTACTTTTTTGTATCTAAAAACCATTTGATTAACTATTGACTTTCTATGATCAGCTTAATGAAATGTTCTTCAATATGGCTTGTACAAATAGGAAATAAACTTGTATTTCAATTCTTTTATTAACACCTTACATACGGTTAATAAACTTCTTTTACTGGCGACTAATACTTCAAAAAAAGTAAACTTGCATCTCCAAAAATAGAAGTGTATTAAAAAATGGAGA includes:
- a CDS encoding arylsulfatase encodes the protein MMKATRIYVGLLFIVLLSSCASTTRNTAKSKTTKQPNIIYILADDLGYGDLSSYGQTKFTTPNIDNLAEGGMKFTQHYSGSAVCAPSRSSLMSGQHTGHTPIRGNKELETEGQTSIPAATYTIAELLKDAGYTTGAFGKWGLGAIGEEGDAINQGFDEFYGYNCQRAAHRYYPEYIWHNNEKVFLEGNDWTNKVTYAPDKIQEATLQFIENNKDNTFFAYVPLILPHAELIAPEDSIIQKFRGKYPEKAYDKTKRYVSDYGPDIKKQMYCPQEIPHATFASMVYRTDIYVGQIMSKLKELGIDDNTIVMFASDNGPHQEGGADPKFFNSGGNLKGIKRDLYEGGIRTPFIVRWPKKIKAGSTSEHVSAFWDVMPTLTELVEVENATENDGISFLPTLLGKEQVEQHPYLYWELFTKGGRQAVRLGDWKGVRYKATKPNAKIELYNLSSDPEETNNLSDQHPDVVAKIAEIMKEARVESSLFPFFDQKLSKK